The Chlorobaculum sp. MV4-Y genome contains the following window.
CTTGTGGGGTTGTATCATTGCTACGATGTATTTCATTGCTTGTGCTCCGTTTAAATGCTTTACTGGGTTGTGTAGATATCGAAGCCATAATAAGCTTCTTCTTCATGTTCTGAAATATCGAGGCCTTTTATCTCCTCATCCTTGTGGACGCGCAGGATACCCATAGCCTTGAGGATCAGGAACAGCGCCATCATGGTGACGAATCCCCAGAACGGCACAACCAGTGAACCGACAAGCTGGGCAACCATCGGCTGACCGCCGAAGATCCATGCAGCCACACCGCCCCAGATACCGTTCAGACCATGCACAGGCCATGCACCGACCGGGTCGTCGATTCTGAGCTTGTCGAGCAGCATGATACCGAGCACGACAAGGATACCACCGACGCCTCCGATGACGAGCGAAGCATTATAGGAGACCACGTCGCAGTTGGCCGTGATGGCGACCAGACCGGCAAGCATACCGTTCAGTGCCATCGTGAGATCAGGCTTCTTGAAGAGGCCCCAGGCGAAGATCATGGCGACCACAGCACCAGCGCAGGCCGCGAGGGTGGTGTTGACCGCGATCTTCATGACAGCGGCGGTATTGTCGCCACCAACGATGGCAAGCTGGCTGCCGGGGTTGAAGCCGTACCATCCAATCAGGAGAATGAACACACCAAGGGTGCTGAGTGCCAGGTTGTGGCCAGGCATGGCGTTTGGCGAACCATTCGCGTTAAAGCGGCCGATGCGCGGGCCGAGCACGATGGCACCAGCGAGACCGGCAAAACCACCGAGTGCGTGCACCAGAAGCGAACCGGCGAAGTCATGGAACCCGAGCGCTTTCAACCAGCCACCGCCCCAGAGCCAGAAGCCGCTGATGGGGTAGACAACAGCCGAGATGACTGCAGAATAGATCAGGTAGGCTCTGAACTGCATCCTTCCTGCAACGGCGCCCGAGACGATCGTGGCGGCCGTGGCGGCGAAGGCAACCTGGAAGAGGAAGTCAACTGCAGGATAAAGCGTGCCGCCTGCGATTTCAGGCATGGCCGTGCTGATGCCAGGGCCGCCAAATCCGAAGAATCCTCCGCTGAAGGCTTCACCAGGATACATCAGGCCGTAGCCGACGAAATAGTAAATGATACCGCCGATCGCCATGTCCATAAGGTTCTTGAACAGGATGTTCACGGCGTTCTTGGCGGAGTTCAGTCCGGTTTCAACGAGCGCGAAGCCGGCCTGCATGAACAGTACCAGCACGGCACAGATGAACAGGAAGAAGTTGTCGATGGCGAACGCATTGACGGCATCAGGCGTCGGAGTTGCCGCCTGGATTGGCGGACTGAAGGTTGCCGCTGCCAGCAGGAGGCCAGCGGCAATCGCTCCGGATTTCGACAGAAATGATTTCATGATCTGGAACAGTTACGGTTGATAAAAAAATAAAGCCGGCTGTGTTGTGTAGCTTGAGTTTTTTAACTCATTGCATGTTTTTAATATAAAATTTTAATAAAAAAACACAAAACCGTAATAATAATTTAGTCGATGAATAATCAATATCTAAAAAAGTAAAGGGTTTTGTGGGGGGCTGCTTGTGTGCTTCCCTTGGTTGCCGTATTTTCAACAACAGCTCTTTTAATGCCGTAAAGCCTAATACCATGAGCTATTACTGGCTGTCATTGCCCTCAATGATCGAAGAACTTCCCCGGCTTCGTGATTGTATCGGCGCTATTGCTCGCATTGAGGGATACAGCGATGCATTCACCCCGGAACTTGAATTAACTGTCCACGAGGCTTTTGTCAACGCTGTCAGGCATGGCAACCATGACAACTCTGCATTTTCGGTTACCATAACGCTTGAGGCTGGAGACGTTGATGGTGAGCAGTTTCTGGAGGTCAGAATCAGGGACTGCGGCGAGGGGTTCGAGCCTGTTCGCGCCATGACATCGATCTGTTCAAGCCGAACAGTCCAATCATCTGGCGGGCGTGGTCTCTATTTTGTAAACCGGTTTGTCGAAAGCTTCAGGATCGAGCAGGCGCTGGGTGGTTGTGTAGTGGTATTGCGTTATATTCCTTATTAATCAATAACGAATGATTGTTTAACCCTTTAACGATCTGCTGACCATGTATCTTTCCCGCAGTGCCGAATGGAGCGCTCTCGAGTCACACTATCAGGACATCAGCCACCAGGCGATGATCGATCTGTTCAGTACTGATCCGAACCGGCATGAACGCTTTTCTCTTTCATTCAATGCCATTCATCTCGATTATTCCAAGAACAGGATTACGGCCCGTACCAAAGAGCTTCTCCTGGATCTTGTTCGCCGCTCGGATATAGAAAAGAAGCGTCGGCAGATGTTTGAAGGGGAGCAGATCAATTTTACCGAACATCGCTCGGTGCTGCATACCGCTCTCCGGCGGCCGCCAGGATACACCATGACTGTCGATGGGGACGATGTCGCTTCCGAGGTTTCGGATGTGCTCGACCAGATGAAAGCGTTTTGCAAAAAGGTCATTTCCGGTGAGTGGAAAGGCTATACCGGAAAGCGGATCACCGATGTGGTCAATATTGGCATCGGCGGTTCGGATCTCGGCCCCTACATGGTTACCGAGGCATTGAAGCCCTTCGCTCACGGAAAGCTGAAGGTACACTTTGTTTCGAACGTCGATGGCTCCCATCTGGTTGAAACTCTCCGGGGGTTGAACCCAGAAACGACGCTTTTTATCATCGCGTCCAAGACCTTCACCACGCAGGAAACCCTTGCCAATGCTATGAGCGCCAGAGCGTGGTTCCTGGTCAAGGCGGGCAACCGTTCACATGTCGAGAAGCATTTCGTCGCTGTCTCCACAAACCGCGAAAAGGTCGAGGAGTTCGGCATCAACCCGGCCAACATGTTCCGCTTCTGGGACTGGGTTGGCGGGCGTTACTCGCTCTGGTCGGCCATCGGCTTGTCCATCGCGCTCTATCTCGGTTTCGACCGCTTCAGCGAGCTGCTCGCCGGCGCTCGCGCCATGGATGAGCACTTCCTCGGCGCTCCGCTCGAACAGAACATGCCGGTGATTCTCGCCATGCTCGGCATCTGGTACAACAACTTTTTCGGAGCGCACTCGCAGGCGATCATTCCCTACGATCAGTACCTGCACCGCTTCCCGGCCTATCTCCAGCAGCTCGACATGGAGAGCAACGGCAAGCGCGTTGACCGGGCTGGTCACGAAACCGATTACGCCACCGGGCCGGTGATCTGGGGTGAGCCGGGTACCAACGCGCAGCACGCCTTTTTCCAGCTTTTGCACCAGGGGCCGGAGCTCATTCCGGTCGATTTCATCATTTCGCTCAAAAGCCAGAATCCGGTTGGCGAGCATCACGACATGCTCGTGGCCAACTGCTTCGCGCAGTCGGAAGCGCTCATGCGGGGCAAGGGTGAGGCCGCGGCGCGCGCCGAGCTCGAAGCCGCAGGCTACTCGGGCCATGACCTGAAGGCGCTTTTGCCGCACAAGCTCTTTCCCGGCAACCGGCCGACCAACACCATCGTGCTCACCGAGCTGAACCCGTTCAATCTCGGCAGCCTGATTGCGCTCTACGAGCACAAAGTGTTCGTGCAGGGGGTGGTGTGGAACATCAACTCTTTCGACCAGTGGGGCGTGGAACTCGGCAAGCAGCTCGCAAAAGCGATTCTGCCGGAGTTCGAGTCGGACAGCCCGGTCGAAGGTCATGATGCTTCGACCAACGCGCTGGTCAATCGCTACCGGCAGTTCCGTAAAACACAACAGCCGCCGAAACGCGATCAGCTTACTTTGTTCTGAATAAAAAGGCAGGCTGGCTATGCGGTGAAAACCTGAGCCAGCCTGCTTTTTCCTTTTCTCTTTTCTTCAGTTTACAGCCTCAAGATTTGTTCTCAAAGGCCGTTGCGTTTGAAAATAATATCCACACTGCTCTTGAGCTTGCCCTGAATCGTCTCCGCGCTGAAGAGCTTGTTGATCTCTTCGGCGGTGATGTGCTCGAGGATTTCCGGGTCATGAATCACCAGTTCCTTGAGCTGAATCTTCTCTTCCCAGCTCTTCATGGCGTTGCGCTGCACGAGGCGGTAGGCATCCTCGCGGGTGAGGCCCTTGCCGGTGAGGGCGAGCAGCAGTGTCTGCGAGAGGGTCAGGCCGTAGGAGGTGTCGAAGTTCTGCTCCATGCGCTCCGGATAGACGAGCAAGGTCTCGATCGAATCGCGAAAAGTGCGCAGCATGTAAACGAGCGCGATGGTCGAGTCTGGCATGATGACGCGCTCCACCGAGGAGTGCGAAATGTCGCGTTCGTGCCAGAGGGCGACATTTTCCATGGCGGCGATCGAGTTGGAGCGCACCACGCGAGCCAGGCCGGTCAGGCGCTCGAAGGTGATCGGGTTGCGCTTGTGCGGCATGGCGGAGCTGCCCTTCTGGCCCTTGCTGAAGAACTCCTCGGTCTCGCGAACCTCGGTGCGCTGCAGGTGGCGCAGTTCAGTCGAGAACTTCTCGATGGATGAAGCGACGATGGCCAGCGTCGTAGCGTACTCGGCGTGGCGGTCGCGCTGGAGAATCTGCGTCGAGATCGACGATGGCTTCAGGCCGAGCTTCTGGCAGACGGCAGCCTCGATATCCGGTGACAAGTGCTGGTAGGTGCCGACTGCACCCGAAATTTTGCCCACCGAGATGGTTTCGAGCGCACGTTTCATGCGTTCGAGGTTGCGCTTCATCTCCTCGCGCCAGAGCAGGAGCTTCAGGCCGAAGGTGGTCGGCTCGGCGTGAATGCCGTGCGTGCGGCCCATCTGGAGGGTGTATTTGTGTTCGACGGCCTTTTTAGCGAGCACCTCGATGAGTGACTCGATGTCGGCCACGATGATCTTGCCTGCGTCGCGCATCTGCATGGCCAGGCACGTATCGACCACGTCCGACGAGGTGAGGCCTTCGTGGATGTACCGTGATTCGGGGCCGACATAACCGGCGACATTGGTCAGGAAGGCGATGACGTCGTGCTTGGTCTCGTTTTCGATGATGAGAATCTCTTCGACGTTGAACTTGGCTTTCTCTTTAATGGTCGCAAGGGCATCAGCCGGAACGATACCGGCTTCCATGCGTGCTTCAACGGCGGCGATTTCAAGTTGCAGCCAGCGTTCGAATTTGGCTTCATCGCTCCAGATTGCGGAAATGTCCTTCGGCGAGTAACGTGGTATCACTGTGGTTCGGTTTTGGTTTTAGTTTCGGGTAGTAATTAATATAGTTCTTGGCACTTCAAAGGCATGGAGAAAAGGGCCCACAGGAGCAGAGTGAAAAAACTTTCATGCCTGGCCTTTTTCCTGCATTTCGCGGTACACTTGCTGAACGTAATCAAGCGCAGCCTGGCGGTCGTAGGGAATATCGCCGTCGATGATGGCGTTTTCCATGCGCGATTTGATGATGCCGATCGTTCGACCCTGCGGGAGGTTCAGCAGCTCCATGATGTCAGTGCCACTGACCGGAGGACGCCACTTTGCCAGCAGGTCTTTTTCGCCAACCTCGGCAATTTTCTCCTCGACATTGCTGAAGTTTTTCATGATGCGCTGCACCTTGCGCGGGTTCTTGCTGGTTACGTCCGCGCGGCAGAGTGTCATCAGGTCGTCGAGGTCCGGCCCGGCGTCGAACATCAGGCGTCGCACCGCCGAGTCGGTGATCTCCTCCTTCGAGAGCGGAATCGGGCGGTGGTGCAGCCGCACCATTTTCTGCACGTACTCCAGCGGCTCCAGCGGCCACTTCATCGCGCGAAAAATCCGAGCCACGAGCTTGACGCCAACCGCCTCGTGGCCGTGGAATGTCCAGCCGCTGCCGGGGTGGAAGCGCTTGGTCACCGGCTTGGCGATGTCGTGGAAGAGGGCGCTGACCCGCAGCCAGAGCTTGTCTGAATGCTCTGCGAGGTTGTCCACCACCTGAAACGTGTGGAATAGCGTGTCTTTGTGCCCTAGCCCGTCCACCTGTTCGATGCCCGCCATGACGGCCAGCTCGGGGATGATCTCCTTCAACAAGCCGGTCGAGTAGAGAATTTTCAGTCCGATGGAGGGTTTCGAAGCCTCCATGATCTTGAGAAACTCGTGGCTGACACGCTCGCGCGAGACGATCTGGATCCGGCTGCTCATGGCGCTCATCGCGTCGAGCGTCGCTACGTCGAGCTGGAAGTCGAGCTGGCAGGCGAAGCGGGCGGCGCGCATCATGCGGAGAGGGTCGTCGGAGAACGTTTGTTCAGGATCGAGCGGCGTCTTGAGCAGTTTTTCGCGGATGTGTTGCTGCCCGTCGAACAGATCGACCACTTCGCCACGCTCTGTGCGGTTCAGGCGCAGGGCGAGCGCATTGATTGTGAAGTCGCGCCGGGACAGGTCGTCCTCCAGCGTGCCGATACTCGTGATCGGCTTGCGCGATTCAGGGTTGTAGCTCTCCTTGCGCGCGCCGACGATTTCGAGTTTGAAGGTTCCTGCCTTCGGGTCGTCCAGTTCGAGCTGCGCGGTGCGGAAGCGCTCGAAGAGCACGAAGTTCCGCCCCCCGAGCTTTTCGGCAAGGGCGTGGGCGAAGGGCACCGGCTCGCCGATGACCATGATGTCGATGTCGGTGCAGGGACGCTGCATGACGAGGTCGCGGACGTAGCCGCCCACGATATAGCAGGAGAGTCCTGTCTCGTCGGCGAGGTCTCCGATGCGCTCCATGATTTCAGGAATGGCTTCGTGTGCTCTTGTCAGCATTCGGTCGTCGGTATCGTATTCGTCAGGTCGGGATTCAGTCAAGGTCTGCCGTATTTTTCCGGATTTCATCGGTGATTTTTCCGGCCACCATCAGGGCGCGGCGTCCCTCTTCGGAGGTGACTTTCGCCGGTTTGCCTGTGCGGATGGCATTAATGAACTGTTCGAGCTCTTCTTTCAGTGCGTTGATTTTCGGAACGTCGGGGCTGACGTAATCGAGCGCCATGTCCTTCAGTGAATCCTGAATTTCTCCGAACTGTTCCAGAATCTTTTTCGTCGCGAAATTTTTGATCGGGTTTTTCGAGGAGAGCTGATCGGGCCTGACCAGACGGAACACCTCCGACTTGCCGCTGGTGAAATCGAGCGAGGCGTAGCTTTTCGGGTTGCGGGTGAAAAAGCGCATTTTGCGCAGCTTGCTCCGGCTGAGTCGGCTCGCTGTCACGTTGGCGATGGCGCCGTTCTCGAACTCAATGCGCGCCGTGGCCATGTCGAGTTCGTTCGAGAAGACCTTCACGCCCGAAGCCGTGATGCTGCGGATGTCAGACTTGATGAGCGAGAGCACGAGGTCGATATCGTGGATCATCAGATCGAGGATCACCGATACGTCGGTCACGCGGCGTGAAAAGCCGCTCAGGCGCTCGGCCTGGATGTACATCGGCTCTCCAATGTAGGGCTCGACGGCAAGCAGTGCCGGGTTGAAGCGCTCGATGTGGCCCACCTGGATGGTCAGTTTCTTTGCTTTCTCGATGCGGATCAGCTCGTCAGCCTCCCCCAGAGTTGTCGTGATCGGCTTCTCGATGAAGAGGTGCAGTCCTGCTTCGAGCAACTGCTTTGCAATGGCGTAGTGCGAGCTGGTCGTTGTCGCGATCACCGCGGCGTCGCACGAAGCGGCCAGCTCCTCCAGCGTCGAGAAACACGCTACACCGTATTTTTTGCCGATCTCCTGCAACCGCTCGGGGTTCAGGTCGAACACGCCGGAAAACTCTACGTCCGGGGCTTCGGCGGCAATCTGTTTCAGAAGATTGGTATGAAATTCGCCGAGCTTGCCGACGCCAGCAACGCCTATGCGCATGGGGTTCTCCTTTTCAATTCAGGCAGTTTATTCAGCTATTTCCGTAGTCGGCTCGAAAGCCTCGATTTCATATTTGAACAGGGTCATCGAAATGAAGGTGCCGACCACGGTCAGCGCACCGGCCACGTAGTACGGCATGCGGTGGTCATATCCGTACAGAATGCTGCCGCTGAACGGGCCGAGAATGCGGGCCAGCGCGTTGACCGACTGCGCGAACCCCATGATCTGGCCCTGCTTCTGCTTGTAACTGTAAAGCGAGATCATCGAAATGTTGAGCGGATTGACCAGGCTGGTGCCGATGGCGAAGAAGAGCAGGATGGCAAGGCCGACCGTGAAGAGCGAAGTGACCGGGATGAACGGAATGAAAAAGACGCCGATGAACGAGGTGATGTGACCCAAAACCATCAGCTTGTGCTCTCCATATTTGCGGGTCATCTTTGGCAGCATCACCCCTTGCACGATAACGGTAAAGAAACCTACGTAGGCGAACAGATAGCCGACCTGCTGCTCGGTGGCATGATAGACATCGCTCCAGAGAAGAATGGCCGAAACCTGCATGTTCACGATGGCCAGCGTATAGATGAAGTTGATGATCATCAACAGCACCACCGGTCGGGAACTGAAGGCGGCGGAGATTTTTTCCATGTAGGCGCTGCTCTTGCGGGACAGGGAAGCCAGCAGGGAGTTGTTGGCATGACCCACCGATTTCGGGTTTTTTCTGAAAAGCGACAGGAAGCCCTCGGCGTGAGGATTGGTTTCGTTCAGCAGAAAGAACGCCAGGGTGAAGTTGATGAAGTTGAGGCCGGCGGCGAACAGACCGACCATCGAGATGCCGAAATTGGTCATCAGCACGCCGCCGACGAGCGGGCCGATGATGAAGCCGATGCCGAAGGCCGCGCCGAGCATGCCCATTGCGCCGGACCGGCTTTTCGAGTCGGTGACGTCGGTAATGGCTGCCTGCGCCGCTGCGATATTGGCCGAGCCGATGCCCGAGAGCGAGCGGGCCAGAATCAGCAGGGGAATGGTGACCGCCTGCGAGAAAAATACATAAGAGATTGAAGCCAGAAAGATGCTCGACAGCATCACCGGCCGACGTCCGATCTTGTCGCTCAGCTTGCCCCAGATCGGCGAAAAGATGAACTGCATTGTCGAGTAGATAGCCGCGATCAGGCCGATCATGAAGGGCGACGCGCCAAGCTCCTTTGCATAGGTCGGCAGCAGCGGCAGCACGATACCGAAGCCGATCAGATCGAGCAGTACTGTCAGGAACAGAATGGCCAGCGGAGATTTCTTCATGAAGGGCAAGCCGTTAGGTGAAGCGGAAAAAGCCCAAAATACAAAAATCGCCTGCCATGTTGAAACGCGGCGTCAAGATTGTGGGCGCTCCGGAAGTCGTGCGAAGTTTTCCTTTGTGCCGGGCTCGATGTTTGGTGTCGCACTCAGTATTCCCGCGTCCGGCGAAAGGGGGCGTTGTGATTTTATTGTTTGTTATTTCCATAAATTTCGCAAGACTTTGCAGGGCTGAACGTCCAACCTCAGGGTCGACACTGCGCGTAGCGAGTCCCTGGACAAGCGGCTGACTGATTGCCGCTCCAGCCCTGTGTCGCCTTTCGATATCGATACTTTCAAATAAAACAAACCATAACTGATAACGCAGGGGAGTGCGGATGAAACGAATAGTTCTGTTTTTGATAACCAACATTGCGGTATTGCTGGTGTTGTCGGTCAGTGCGCGTCTGCTGGGCATCGACAGATTCCTGACCAGTAACGGGCTGAATATGGGCATGTTGCTGGCATTCGCAGCCCTGATCGGCTTTGGCGGCTCTTTCATGTCGTTGCTGATGTCCAAAACGATAGCCAAATGGAGCACCGGCGCGCGGGTTATCGCACAACCGGCAAACCAGGACGAAGCATGGCTCGTGAACACGGTGAAGCGGCTTTCCTCAAAAGCCGGGTTGCCGACGCCTGAGGTGGCTATCTATGATGGCGCGCCCAACGCCTTCGCTACCGGCGCGAGCAAGTCGAGGTCGCTGGTCGCCGTTTCTACCGGACTCTTGCAAAGCATGAACAAGCAACAGGTCGAGGCAGTGCTCGCTCACGAGGTTGCCCACATCCAGAACGGCGACATGGTGACGCTCACCCTGATTCAGGGCGTGCTCAACACCTTCGTGATCTTTCTCTCCCGCGTCGCAGGTTATGCGATAGACAGTTTTCTGCGCAGGGACGACGATGAAGGTGGGGTTGGCATCGGCTACATGATTGGCAGTATCGTTTGCGAGATACTGTTCGGCATTCTTGCTTCCATCGTCGTGATGTACTTCTCGCGCAAACGCGAGTTCCGTGCGGACGCAGGGGCGGCTTCGCTGATGGGTGATCGCCGGCCGATGATCGAAGCTCTCCGGGCGCTGGGCAGCCTCGAAGCGGGCCAGTTGCCAAAACAAATGGCGGCCAGCGGCATCACCGGCGGCGGAATCATGGCGCTTTTCAGCAGCCATCCGCCACTCGAATCGCGAATCGCCGCGCTTGAAACCGCTCGCTGAAGCGGTTGAGCGTCGATGATCGATACGGCAGGGGGCGTTCCGTAGTTTCGGGACACCCTTTTTTTATTGTTCCCACTCGCGATTGCGATTACGTTGCGCTTCGGCTGCGCAGCGGTTATTTTGCTCATCACTGATATTTCGATTCAACACCACGTTTATGAAACGCCTCAAGCCCCTCATCGCATTTTCAGCTTTTTCGATTGTTTTGCTGACGATGCCTCTCGGTCACGCAGCCGTCATCGTTCTGCAAAGCGCGCTTGGCAGGGAGCACGTCGCCTTGGCCGGAGTGCTGCTCGGCATTGCAGGAAGCGGCTTGCTGATTGCGGGACTGTTTACATCGAAAGAGCTGATTGCAACCATGCTCGGCATGTTCGGCGCTCTTTTCGTCTGGTCTGGGTGGATCGAGATCGGCTTCGAGTACTACGCCCGCCGTCTTGGCATCGCGCCTGTGATGGCGAACGGCGAAGTGGTAACCCGGGCTGAATATCTGCTCATGCCCTCTTCGGTCGGATTTTTTGCAATCATCATGCTCTACTACCTGTTCGGTGTTCGTTCGGGATGCAGATTTTTCCTGTGGTTTCAGCGCCTGTTGCGTTTCGATTCCCGGCTTGGCCAGGCCCGCTCGTCCCGGAACGTGGCCATGATCACCTTCATGGAGTTCAACGTGCTGTTGTGGGGCTTTTATCTGCTGCTCCTGTTTGCCTACGACGATAACTTCGCCGGAGACCGCCATCCCGTAACCTATTTTATCGCTTTCGGTTCGCTGTTATGGTCGGTGTTGCTTTTCGTCAAACTCCTGAAAATCAGCAATCTGGCATACGCCATCCGCTACGCGATCCCGACAGTGCTCATCTTCTGGAACTTCGTTGAAATCCTCGGCAGATGGAATGTTTTCACCGAAATCTGGATCCAGCCGTCGAAGTATGTCATCGAAATCGTCTTGATGACTTTGGTGCTGTTGATTCTGATGCTTTCTGTTCTGTTCGGCGCGAAAGGGAAGCAAAAGAGCGAAGCAAATCGGGGGTGATTTGGGATTGATTCTTGGAATGGCAGGATTGTTGGGGCGGGATGAGGAGTTGATTTCAGCGGTGTAACGATTGATGAGAAAATCAATTTGAAATCATTATTATTGATTGGATAAGCAGATTAAAAAAAATAAGTGATATTTTATTTTAATGTTGATGCTTGAATTTTAATGAATATAACAATGATTACTCGTTTAACGCTTCGGAATTTCAAGAATGTTCAGGAGCAACAATATGATTTTACACAGTTCGACCTTTTGGTTGGTAGAAATAATAGTGGGAAGAGTACCGTATTACAGGCTTTAGCTATCTGGCAGTATTGTATAGACGAATTTCATCGTTCAAATAGAAGCGGCACCAAAGGGATTCAGATTGTTCTGCCAAACTTTACTGCATTACCAGTTCCAGAGTTTAACTTATTGTGGCGGAACAAAACAGATCGAGAGTATCCTTTTGAAGATGGAAAGAAAAAACAGAAGTTTATTCTGATTCAGATAATAGTTGAGTGGCAAGTATCATTTGACAAAAGAGAGACGTTTGGTATAGATTTACGTTATCAATCTCCGCAGACGATTTATGCTATTCCCGAAGAAGGGTGGGGGCGTTTCAGGGAATTAGAAAATAATTTGCCAAGAATTGCATATGTCCCACCTTTTTCGGGATTGGACCCTATGGAGAAGTGGTTGGATGTCGCACCAATAAGACAACAGGTAGGAAAAGGCCAGCCTGGTAGTGTGTTGAGAAATTTATTGTTTAAAGTTAAACAGGATATACGCCGTGGTGATTGGGATGAATTAGCTGCTGTTGTGAAAAGATGGTTTTCTGTTGAGATATGTGAGCCTGACTATGACAAGCAGAAAGATGTGTATATAACTGTCGAGTATCGTCAAAACGAAAAAGAATTTGATATTATTTCAGGAGGAAGCGGATTTCACCAAACGTTGACTTTGCTTGCGTTTTTATATGGTTATAATCCGACGGTTATTCTCCTTGATGAACCTGATGCGCATCTTCATGTCAATTTGCAGCGTGAAATCCTTGACTATTTCAAACAAAAGTCTCAAGAGAAGAATATCCAGTTTCTTATTGCCACTCACGCGGAGGAATTTTCCCGTGGTGTCGATGCGAGCCAGATTGTTTCTCTTATGGGTCAAAAGCCAAAAAGGATAGAGTCTGTTCCAGAAATTATTCGGGCAATGGCAGAAGTCTCAAATGAAGAAATTGTCAGGACAATGGCCTATCCATATATAGTATATATAGAAGGTGAAAGTGATGAACGAATTATAAGAGCTTGGTCAAACGTTTGTGGTGCCGATGAAGTTATAGATAAGGTGTGTTTCAAGTCTATGAGTGGTGGGAGCAAACAAAAAATGAAGGAGTTGGCAGACGATCATTATCAGGCCTTAAAACAGATTGTTCCTGATCTGAGGAGAATGATCCTTCTTGATTATGATGAAGCTGAAGGTTATCACCCACGAAAAGACAATCAAGTGCTTTTCGAGTGGCAAAGAAAAAATATTGAGAATTACTTATTTGTTCCTGATGTATGGAAAAGAGTGGCTTTGGAGAAGCTTGGATTATCTGAGAGTGATTTGTTTTCAATGTCAATATTAAGTCTGATTGATGACTATTTTGAGTCTCAGAATCTTGTTTTGCCAAGGAAACAAAGCTGGAGAAATATATCTGCCAATGTATTTGCTGTGGTTGATGGTAAAAAACTGTTATTTGAAAAAGATGATTCGCTTTTCCATCGTTTAAGAAAAATAATCCATCGATACAGATCTTACGTGAAGAAATTGCTATTAATATGACGGAAGACGAGATCCATGATGATATATATGAGTTTATGGGAAAATTGAAATCATTATTAGATAAGGGTTGATTATTAAAATTTTTATAATAAAAAGATGTTGATCCGTTGAAGAAAGGATTGATAAAGTTGTGATGATTTTGTATTTGACCTCAAAAAGAATAAGTGTTCCACCAGCCACGTCGCATACACTTTTCAATGCCCGAATGGCTGGAGAGATATGCCAGCACATACGATCCATTGCCTTCGCTCGAAGCGCGGATGCGGTTTGTCATCGATGCGTCGCGGAAAAATGTCGAGGAGGGGAGTGGTGGGCCGTTTGCGGCGGCGGTGTTTGAGATTGGGTCGGGACAGCTGGTTTCGCTTGGAGTCAATCTGGTTTTTACTCAGAAGTCATCGATCCTGCACGCCGAAATGGTAGCTATCGCGCTGGCGCAAAAACAGTTAGATGCTTACGATCTTGGCAGCCCTGACATGCCTGCGCATGAGCTGGTGACGAGCACCGAGCCGTGCGCGATGTGTTTTGGCGCAATACCCTGGTCGGGTATCCGGCATCTTGTGACCGGAGCATTCTCCGAGGATGCCAAGGCGATCGGATTCGATGAAGGGCCAAAGCCGG
Protein-coding sequences here:
- the htpX gene encoding protease HtpX; protein product: MKRIVLFLITNIAVLLVLSVSARLLGIDRFLTSNGLNMGMLLAFAALIGFGGSFMSLLMSKTIAKWSTGARVIAQPANQDEAWLVNTVKRLSSKAGLPTPEVAIYDGAPNAFATGASKSRSLVAVSTGLLQSMNKQQVEAVLAHEVAHIQNGDMVTLTLIQGVLNTFVIFLSRVAGYAIDSFLRRDDDEGGVGIGYMIGSIVCEILFGILASIVVMYFSRKREFRADAGAASLMGDRRPMIEALRALGSLEAGQLPKQMAASGITGGGIMALFSSHPPLESRIAALETAR
- a CDS encoding nucleoside deaminase — translated: MPEWLERYASTYDPLPSLEARMRFVIDASRKNVEEGSGGPFAAAVFEIGSGQLVSLGVNLVFTQKSSILHAEMVAIALAQKQLDAYDLGSPDMPAHELVTSTEPCAMCFGAIPWSGIRHLVTGAFSEDAKAIGFDEGPKPENWTEELEARGIRVTTCVEREAAREVLQLYARTGGHIYNSRKG
- a CDS encoding MFS transporter — encoded protein: MKKSPLAILFLTVLLDLIGFGIVLPLLPTYAKELGASPFMIGLIAAIYSTMQFIFSPIWGKLSDKIGRRPVMLSSIFLASISYVFFSQAVTIPLLILARSLSGIGSANIAAAQAAITDVTDSKSRSGAMGMLGAAFGIGFIIGPLVGGVLMTNFGISMVGLFAAGLNFINFTLAFFLLNETNPHAEGFLSLFRKNPKSVGHANNSLLASLSRKSSAYMEKISAAFSSRPVVLLMIINFIYTLAIVNMQVSAILLWSDVYHATEQQVGYLFAYVGFFTVIVQGVMLPKMTRKYGEHKLMVLGHITSFIGVFFIPFIPVTSLFTVGLAILLFFAIGTSLVNPLNISMISLYSYKQKQGQIMGFAQSVNALARILGPFSGSILYGYDHRMPYYVAGALTVVGTFISMTLFKYEIEAFEPTTEIAE
- a CDS encoding Gfo/Idh/MocA family oxidoreductase, producing the protein MRIGVAGVGKLGEFHTNLLKQIAAEAPDVEFSGVFDLNPERLQEIGKKYGVACFSTLEELAASCDAAVIATTTSSHYAIAKQLLEAGLHLFIEKPITTTLGEADELIRIEKAKKLTIQVGHIERFNPALLAVEPYIGEPMYIQAERLSGFSRRVTDVSVILDLMIHDIDLVLSLIKSDIRSITASGVKVFSNELDMATARIEFENGAIANVTASRLSRSKLRKMRFFTRNPKSYASLDFTSGKSEVFRLVRPDQLSSKNPIKNFATKKILEQFGEIQDSLKDMALDYVSPDVPKINALKEELEQFINAIRTGKPAKVTSEEGRRALMVAGKITDEIRKNTADLD